A genomic region of Synechococcus sp. NOUM97013 contains the following coding sequences:
- a CDS encoding glycosyl hydrolase family 57, producing the protein MADHSEFLSICGREQSIQTLMQSPERIWQASKSHDIRHLRSAFACALHMHQPTVPAGPDGQLISHLQYMFDHSNEGDNHNAAAFAHCYRRMADLIPELIAEGCQPRIMLDYSGNLLWGLAQMGQEDILQSLRFLACDHQMQRHVEWLGSFWGHAVAPSTPIPDLSLQINAWQHQFARLFGDDALRRVRGFSLPEMHLPNHPDTLFALLHALRNAGYQWLMVQEHSVEQRDGTTLSAEQRYLPNRLVARSSTGDEVSMIALIKTQGSDTKLVGQMQPCGEALGLGPQSIGAMQVPSLVSQIADGENGGVMMNEFPDAFRQANRRIRDQGLATAALNGSEYLQALDDLQVSWDALPQIQAVHQHKLWTHLEDAAKPTNLNDAIDAMKTQDPSLAMEGASWTNDLSWVKGYENVLEPMQQLSASFHQIFDPKQAEDASITTTDAYRDALLHLLLLETSCFRYWGQGLWTDFAKEIHRRGESLLMAAQSA; encoded by the coding sequence ATGGCAGACCACTCTGAGTTTTTATCAATCTGTGGACGGGAACAGAGCATTCAAACCCTGATGCAGTCCCCCGAGCGCATTTGGCAGGCATCCAAGAGCCACGACATCAGGCATCTGCGCTCTGCATTCGCTTGCGCCCTGCACATGCATCAGCCAACGGTGCCAGCCGGTCCTGACGGACAGCTGATCTCTCACCTGCAATACATGTTCGATCATTCGAACGAGGGAGATAACCACAATGCAGCCGCATTCGCACACTGCTATCGGCGCATGGCCGATCTGATTCCCGAGCTGATCGCAGAGGGATGTCAGCCACGAATCATGCTCGATTACTCCGGCAATCTCCTCTGGGGACTGGCGCAGATGGGGCAGGAAGACATCCTTCAATCCCTGCGATTTCTCGCCTGTGATCACCAGATGCAGCGCCATGTGGAATGGCTCGGCAGCTTCTGGGGACATGCCGTTGCACCATCCACACCTATCCCCGATCTGAGCTTGCAGATCAACGCCTGGCAGCACCAATTCGCTCGATTGTTTGGAGACGATGCCCTCCGCCGCGTGCGCGGCTTTTCACTGCCGGAGATGCATCTCCCCAACCATCCCGACACCTTGTTTGCGCTACTCCATGCCCTGCGCAATGCGGGATACCAGTGGTTGATGGTTCAGGAACACAGCGTTGAACAGCGGGACGGCACGACACTGAGCGCAGAACAGCGCTACCTGCCCAATCGGCTGGTGGCTCGCTCGTCCACAGGCGATGAAGTCAGCATGATCGCCCTGATCAAAACCCAGGGATCAGACACCAAACTGGTGGGCCAGATGCAGCCCTGCGGAGAAGCCCTGGGGCTTGGGCCTCAAAGCATCGGAGCCATGCAAGTGCCCTCGCTGGTCAGCCAGATCGCGGATGGAGAAAACGGCGGCGTGATGATGAATGAGTTTCCGGACGCGTTCCGACAGGCAAACCGTCGCATCCGCGATCAAGGCCTGGCCACAGCGGCCCTCAATGGCAGTGAATACCTGCAGGCCCTCGATGACCTGCAGGTGTCCTGGGATGCGTTGCCTCAGATCCAGGCCGTGCATCAACACAAACTCTGGACCCACCTGGAGGATGCAGCGAAGCCAACCAATCTCAACGACGCCATTGACGCAATGAAGACGCAGGATCCTTCTCTGGCCATGGAAGGAGCGTCATGGACCAACGATCTCAGCTGGGTGAAGGGATACGAAAATGTGCTCGAGCCGATGCAACAGCTGAGCGCCAGCTTCCATCAGATCTTCGACCCGAAGCAGGCCGAGGACGCATCGATCACGACGACGGATGCGTACAGAGATGCTCTGCTGCATCTGCTGCTGCTAGAGACCAGCTGTTTTCGTTACTGGGGGCAAGGGCTGTGGACCGATTTCGCCAAGGAGATTCACCGCCGCGGTGAGTCTCTGCTCATGGCAGCGCAATCCGCCTGA
- a CDS encoding TIGR03894 family protein, with amino-acid sequence MADKELLREVALELWGSVKKLRPGLPRESRLELTLKALMVIGDLQDQVQAAVVVGVIAEQEPPESEPQGQDVTTTADSGSEVEQTPDGRRVVRRRSRAAG; translated from the coding sequence ATGGCAGACAAGGAACTCCTCAGAGAGGTTGCGTTAGAGCTCTGGGGCTCAGTCAAGAAGTTGCGTCCAGGACTGCCCAGGGAGTCACGCCTGGAACTGACGCTCAAGGCATTGATGGTGATCGGGGATCTGCAGGATCAGGTGCAGGCCGCTGTCGTTGTGGGAGTGATCGCTGAGCAGGAGCCGCCTGAAAGCGAGCCCCAGGGTCAGGATGTGACCACAACCGCTGATTCAGGCTCCGAGGTTGAGCAGACCCCGGATGGCCGTCGTGTGGTGCGTCGCCGCTCCCGTGCTGCTGGCTGA
- a CDS encoding DCC1-like thiol-disulfide oxidoreductase family protein — MSITLVYDGGCPFCRHFARRSELLGGLPDLIIRDGRSDHELRRMLGRRGFNLSNGAVLMEGERIWHGSEAIAMLCQHLTPSDPLLQLLHGLFRNPRTANLLYPGLLAARQLALGLRGLPLDPDQA, encoded by the coding sequence ATGTCAATCACACTCGTCTACGACGGGGGCTGCCCCTTCTGCCGTCATTTCGCACGCCGCAGTGAATTGCTCGGGGGGCTGCCCGATCTGATCATCCGCGATGGACGCAGTGACCATGAGCTGCGAAGGATGTTGGGTCGCCGGGGCTTCAATCTCAGCAATGGCGCTGTGTTGATGGAGGGAGAGCGCATTTGGCATGGCAGCGAAGCCATTGCAATGCTGTGCCAACACCTCACGCCAAGTGATCCCCTGCTCCAGTTGCTGCATGGCCTGTTCAGGAACCCCCGCACAGCCAACCTTCTTTATCCAGGGCTCCTGGCTGCTCGCCAGCTCGCGTTGGGATTGCGCGGGCTCCCGCTGGATCCTGATCAAGCTTGA
- a CDS encoding Nif11 family protein, which produces MSMKQLESFLARANGNDNIRREVEQCGGDTACVAKVGLRHGHKFSAANYTRWQREHK; this is translated from the coding sequence ATGTCCATGAAACAGCTGGAGTCATTCCTGGCGCGAGCCAATGGCAATGACAACATCCGACGCGAAGTGGAGCAGTGCGGCGGTGATACCGCCTGCGTCGCCAAGGTTGGTTTGCGCCATGGCCACAAGTTCTCAGCAGCGAATTACACCCGCTGGCAACGAGAGCACAAATGA
- a CDS encoding prohibitin family protein, with product MQSPSSMRSVNPGGPEGGLVAIVAIVLAALLLVGQALFVVPAGEVAVITTLGKVSGAPRQPGLNAKLPLVQQVWPFSIRTQVKPENFATLTKDLQVIQATATIKYALRPDEAGRVYSTIASSDRDVYPRIIQPSLLKALKSVFSQYELVTIASEWNDISALVASTVAEELDQFDYVKVVGLDLTGLEIAEEYRAAIEQKQIAEQQLLRAQTEVKIAEQEALRYDTLNKSLDDQVLYKLFLDKWDGQTQVVPGLPGTAGGTPPVIVGRR from the coding sequence ATGCAGAGTCCTTCGTCAATGCGATCGGTCAACCCTGGAGGACCCGAAGGTGGTCTGGTGGCGATTGTTGCCATCGTGTTGGCGGCACTTCTGCTGGTGGGGCAAGCGCTGTTTGTGGTCCCCGCTGGTGAGGTGGCGGTGATCACCACCCTGGGAAAAGTCAGTGGCGCTCCGCGACAGCCCGGACTCAACGCCAAGCTCCCCCTTGTCCAACAGGTGTGGCCGTTCAGCATCCGCACACAGGTCAAGCCTGAGAACTTCGCGACCCTGACCAAGGATCTCCAGGTCATTCAGGCCACCGCAACGATCAAATACGCCCTACGCCCTGATGAGGCAGGTCGCGTTTACAGCACCATCGCCAGCAGTGATCGCGACGTCTACCCACGCATCATCCAGCCGTCCCTCTTGAAAGCGCTCAAGTCGGTGTTCTCCCAATACGAGCTGGTGACCATCGCCTCGGAGTGGAACGACATCTCCGCTTTGGTGGCCTCCACCGTCGCCGAGGAGCTGGATCAGTTCGACTACGTGAAAGTGGTTGGCCTTGATCTCACAGGTCTGGAAATCGCTGAGGAATACCGCGCTGCCATCGAGCAGAAACAGATCGCGGAGCAGCAACTGCTGAGGGCGCAGACCGAAGTGAAGATTGCTGAGCAGGAAGCGCTTCGGTACGACACGCTCAACAAGAGTCTGGATGACCAAGTGCTCTACAAGCTGTTCCTCGACAAATGGGACGGGCAGACGCAGGTGGTCCCCGGTCTGCCTGGAACGGCTGGCGGCACACCACCAGTGATCGTTGGCCGGCGATGA
- a CDS encoding WbuC family cupin fold metalloprotein, whose amino-acid sequence MADLKRLDQSLFNQVAQQARQRDRLRCNHNLHQETDAVQRFLNVLQPGTYVRPHRHCREQKGSGFECFLVLQGAIGLLVLNEDGVLLEKEILRADGPVKGIELAENQFHTLVALEPDSVIFELKQGPYQPSLDKDFIASFPSEGTLEARQQELHWRAMFTDS is encoded by the coding sequence ATGGCTGATCTGAAACGTTTGGATCAATCGCTGTTCAACCAGGTGGCCCAGCAGGCCCGTCAGCGTGATCGGCTGCGTTGCAACCACAACCTGCATCAGGAAACGGACGCGGTCCAGCGGTTTCTGAATGTGCTGCAACCGGGAACTTACGTGCGGCCGCATCGCCACTGCCGCGAGCAGAAGGGATCAGGCTTCGAATGCTTCCTGGTGCTGCAGGGCGCGATCGGCCTGCTCGTGCTCAATGAGGATGGAGTTCTGCTCGAGAAGGAAATTCTCCGCGCCGACGGTCCTGTGAAAGGCATCGAACTGGCCGAAAACCAGTTCCACACCCTGGTGGCTCTTGAACCCGATTCCGTGATCTTCGAACTGAAGCAAGGCCCTTACCAACCCAGCCTCGACAAAGACTTCATCGCCAGCTTCCCTTCCGAAGGAACCCTTGAAGCGCGTCAGCAGGAGCTGCACTGGCGGGCCATGTTTACCGACAGCTGA
- a CDS encoding SOS response-associated peptidase, with the protein MCGRFALSIPVGDLPHPLRERMDAEHQRRYAPRELICPGEPVLALRRDQTGTEAALMLWGLIPSWSKDPTNGPRPINARSETVAEKASFRGAWRHRRCLIPASAFLEKGRRFRRVDGQPFWLAGLWERWLGSDGSEVDTCTILTTTPNVLVKPLHPRMPVTIPQGLEEAWMAPADGHQLRALEPLLNPWDPSGWRLEEPESLQGQLSLL; encoded by the coding sequence ATGTGCGGTCGGTTCGCGTTGTCCATCCCCGTCGGCGACCTCCCGCATCCCTTGCGTGAGCGCATGGATGCTGAACATCAGCGTCGTTATGCGCCGCGCGAACTGATCTGTCCCGGCGAACCCGTGCTGGCATTGCGTCGTGATCAGACGGGGACTGAAGCGGCGCTGATGCTTTGGGGCTTGATTCCGAGCTGGAGCAAGGATCCAACCAACGGGCCAAGACCCATCAACGCTCGCTCGGAAACGGTGGCGGAAAAAGCCAGTTTTCGTGGGGCATGGCGACACCGCCGCTGTCTGATTCCAGCCAGTGCCTTCCTGGAAAAGGGCCGCAGATTCAGGCGCGTCGACGGTCAGCCGTTCTGGTTAGCAGGGCTCTGGGAGCGTTGGCTCGGAAGCGATGGCAGTGAAGTCGATACCTGCACGATCCTCACCACCACGCCCAATGTCCTGGTGAAACCCCTGCACCCGCGCATGCCCGTGACGATTCCCCAAGGTCTGGAAGAGGCTTGGATGGCACCTGCCGATGGCCATCAGCTGCGTGCGCTTGAGCCGTTGCTCAATCCATGGGATCCATCAGGATGGCGCCTTGAGGAACCTGAGTCTCTTCAGGGACAGCTGTCGCTGCTGTGA
- a CDS encoding DoxX family protein, translating into MLRTILSKPFLADAGLLILRVFTGVLLIHHGYEKLANIQNFADAFVRPLHLPFPITLSYIAAFSEIGGSWLLITGLLTRFGALAIFGTISVAIYHAIITSGFNIYLLELLGLYVGAAIAILAVGPGRFAIDELILRRFDPDVRSQTDRLEAAFASTERATDTSSTPVPDGVS; encoded by the coding sequence GTGCTCAGAACAATTCTTTCGAAACCGTTTCTCGCGGATGCCGGACTGTTGATTCTCCGTGTCTTCACCGGTGTTTTGCTGATTCACCACGGTTACGAGAAGCTCGCCAATATCCAGAACTTCGCTGACGCCTTTGTCAGGCCTCTGCATCTACCTTTCCCGATCACCCTTTCTTACATCGCTGCTTTTTCCGAGATCGGCGGCAGCTGGCTGCTGATCACTGGTCTGCTGACGCGCTTCGGTGCACTGGCCATCTTCGGAACCATTTCCGTGGCCATCTATCACGCGATCATCACGTCGGGTTTCAACATCTACCTTCTCGAGCTGCTGGGTCTTTATGTCGGCGCAGCCATCGCCATTCTCGCGGTGGGTCCTGGCCGTTTCGCTATCGATGAGCTGATTCTGCGTCGCTTCGATCCTGATGTGCGTTCCCAAACCGACCGTTTGGAAGCTGCCTTCGCCTCTACCGAGCGTGCCACCGACACCAGCTCAACACCTGTTCCCGATGGTGTGAGCTGA
- a CDS encoding nuclear transport factor 2 family protein, with amino-acid sequence MNADRLRTLFTKPYGMAAPSEAQWRELYDDNVHFQDPTQERTGIKAYIEAQEGLIKRCDDVYLVPSSIAVEGDTAFIEWEMGLKIKGIEFIYPGASRLRINDQGKVCDHRDYFDFVGPTFEPVPVVGGFVRWLYKRFVD; translated from the coding sequence GTGAACGCTGACCGTCTCCGCACTCTGTTTACCAAGCCCTACGGCATGGCCGCTCCGAGCGAGGCGCAATGGCGCGAGCTCTACGACGACAACGTTCATTTTCAGGATCCAACCCAGGAGCGCACGGGCATCAAGGCTTACATCGAGGCCCAGGAAGGGCTGATCAAACGCTGTGACGATGTTTATTTGGTTCCCAGCTCAATCGCCGTCGAAGGCGACACCGCATTTATCGAATGGGAAATGGGTCTCAAGATCAAAGGGATCGAATTCATCTACCCGGGTGCCAGTCGCTTGCGCATCAATGACCAGGGCAAGGTCTGCGATCACCGCGATTATTTCGACTTTGTCGGTCCGACTTTTGAGCCTGTTCCGGTTGTCGGCGGATTTGTGCGCTGGCTTTACAAGCGATTTGTGGACTGA
- a CDS encoding chlorophyll a/b-binding protein, translated as MADPRYHYEPVEAFGESLTTRRPWNTSALEFVERLNGRTAMVGFAAAVVGELITGHGPAGQVIGLIRWYLS; from the coding sequence ATGGCTGATCCGCGCTATCACTACGAACCGGTGGAGGCATTTGGCGAGAGCCTCACCACCCGACGCCCCTGGAACACCTCCGCTTTGGAATTCGTGGAGCGTCTCAACGGCCGAACGGCCATGGTCGGCTTCGCGGCCGCTGTGGTGGGTGAACTGATCACCGGGCATGGGCCTGCTGGTCAGGTCATCGGACTCATTCGCTGGTATCTGAGCTGA
- a CDS encoding NAD(P)-dependent oxidoreductase, with product MTTLALLGTGLLGAAIGHRLLEVGISLKVWNRDPDRCRSLVGSGAQQCSSPADTLLGVDTVITVLRDGPVTADVVQSLGLLQGRTVIPMGTMGISESVSLAQQVSAQGGRYLEAPVLGSRPQAQMGTLLVMAGGDPELFELQRPLLKHLGSDPLRMGDVGTGAAAKLALNQLIASLTHGYSLALRLVQASGLEVERFMEVLRPSALYAPTVDKKLERMLTEHYGDPNFSTSLLRKDLNLFLREADLAGVDASGLEGLARLLQRAEGTELDAGDYSALHALTTISSDTSE from the coding sequence ATGACAACTCTTGCTCTTCTGGGCACCGGTCTGCTTGGTGCCGCCATTGGTCATCGCCTCCTGGAGGTGGGGATCAGCCTCAAGGTCTGGAACCGTGATCCTGATCGCTGCCGATCTCTAGTCGGTTCCGGAGCGCAGCAGTGCAGCAGTCCTGCCGACACCTTGCTGGGTGTAGACACCGTGATCACCGTGCTGCGCGATGGTCCCGTGACGGCTGATGTTGTGCAGAGTCTTGGTCTCCTGCAGGGGCGCACTGTGATTCCCATGGGCACCATGGGAATCAGTGAAAGCGTGAGCCTCGCGCAGCAGGTCAGCGCGCAGGGCGGTCGCTATCTGGAAGCACCGGTGCTGGGCAGTCGTCCGCAAGCACAGATGGGAACGTTGCTGGTGATGGCTGGCGGGGATCCAGAGCTGTTTGAACTGCAACGCCCTCTGTTGAAGCACCTTGGCTCCGATCCGCTGCGCATGGGTGATGTCGGCACTGGAGCCGCCGCGAAGTTGGCGCTGAATCAGCTCATCGCCAGCCTGACCCATGGGTATTCGTTGGCCCTTCGGCTTGTGCAGGCATCGGGCCTGGAGGTGGAACGCTTCATGGAGGTGCTGCGCCCCTCCGCTCTCTACGCACCAACGGTTGATAAAAAGCTGGAGCGAATGCTGACGGAGCACTATGGCGACCCCAATTTCAGCACCAGCCTGTTGCGCAAGGATCTGAATCTGTTCTTGCGGGAAGCCGATCTCGCAGGCGTCGATGCGTCTGGCCTGGAGGGATTGGCACGGTTACTGCAGCGTGCTGAAGGCACGGAGCTGGATGCAGGCGATTATTCAGCGCTGCATGCCCTGACCACGATCAGCTCAGATACCAGCGAATGA
- a CDS encoding molecular chaperone DnaJ, translating to MSGDGFATRTASTSNGGRRRSTGKRRPGQSNHGRERCPLGRDPGFDAICARQTLSLPLSGRLEAQTVKRAHKRLAVQHHPDKGGNPEMMTRLNQARDVLLQPEMEAIAA from the coding sequence ATGTCTGGTGATGGTTTTGCAACGAGGACGGCGTCGACTTCGAACGGCGGACGCAGGCGCAGCACCGGCAAGCGCAGGCCTGGTCAGTCGAATCATGGGCGCGAGCGCTGTCCCCTTGGGCGTGACCCTGGATTTGATGCGATCTGTGCACGGCAGACCTTGTCGTTGCCTCTCTCCGGCCGGTTGGAAGCGCAGACGGTGAAAAGGGCGCACAAGCGTCTGGCCGTTCAGCACCACCCCGATAAAGGGGGTAACCCGGAGATGATGACGCGCTTGAACCAAGCGCGTGACGTGCTGCTGCAGCCCGAGATGGAGGCTATTGCTGCCTAA
- a CDS encoding glutathione S-transferase family protein, translating into MVEANPTTALSWSELEAMAPPAAERVEGPANAQATLRLFGQPESSVRVTLFRDHHAWCPYCQKVWLWLEFRRIPYRIRKVTMRCYGPKEPWFTALVPSGMLPALELDGRLLTESDRILEALERTFGPVGVPMGDRRVRALRDLERLLFRAWCIWLCTPGLNERQERQARDQFQVVARQMEDALAAGGGSWLDPESPGGAIPGTADLVFIPYVERMNASLAYFKGFALRNAHPGIDRWLSALEQLETYRGTQSDVHTHAHDLPPQMGGCWADGSEGQRSMAAAVDAGQGLGALESRWTPALADGMSRERALERVLRHRSTLLARNPLGDAFDQPLRAALTTLMQERSVSPEPGSAAALRYLRDRISVPRDMPLHSARLLRQALEATAVLDGDQQPTPLPFEHRFDQDPRPFL; encoded by the coding sequence ATGGTTGAAGCCAATCCCACCACGGCTCTGAGCTGGTCTGAATTGGAAGCCATGGCACCGCCCGCTGCGGAGCGTGTTGAAGGACCGGCCAACGCGCAGGCGACGCTTCGTCTGTTTGGTCAGCCTGAATCTTCGGTGCGCGTCACGCTGTTTCGCGATCACCACGCCTGGTGCCCCTACTGCCAGAAGGTTTGGCTTTGGCTGGAATTTCGCAGGATCCCGTATCGGATCCGCAAGGTCACCATGCGTTGTTACGGGCCTAAGGAGCCGTGGTTCACTGCCTTGGTTCCATCGGGAATGCTCCCGGCACTTGAACTGGATGGGCGGCTTCTCACGGAAAGCGACCGCATTCTTGAAGCGCTCGAGAGGACATTCGGGCCTGTCGGCGTTCCAATGGGTGACCGGCGCGTGCGCGCTTTGCGTGATCTTGAACGCTTGCTGTTCCGTGCCTGGTGCATCTGGTTGTGCACCCCAGGCCTGAACGAACGCCAGGAGCGTCAGGCCCGCGATCAGTTTCAGGTCGTGGCACGACAGATGGAGGACGCGCTCGCGGCCGGGGGAGGTTCCTGGCTGGATCCTGAGTCCCCTGGGGGCGCAATACCGGGCACGGCTGACCTGGTGTTCATCCCTTATGTGGAGCGAATGAACGCGTCCTTGGCTTATTTCAAAGGCTTTGCGCTGCGCAACGCGCACCCGGGAATCGACCGCTGGCTCTCGGCGCTTGAGCAACTGGAGACCTATCGCGGCACCCAGAGTGATGTGCATACGCATGCCCATGATCTGCCGCCGCAGATGGGTGGATGCTGGGCAGATGGCAGTGAAGGCCAGCGTTCGATGGCCGCAGCAGTGGATGCTGGCCAGGGTCTTGGAGCGCTGGAGAGTCGCTGGACACCGGCGCTGGCTGACGGGATGTCGCGAGAGCGGGCGCTGGAGCGGGTGCTGCGTCATCGGAGCACGCTGTTGGCGCGCAATCCTCTCGGCGATGCGTTTGATCAGCCCTTACGTGCGGCGCTCACCACGCTGATGCAGGAGCGGTCGGTCTCTCCTGAGCCTGGATCGGCTGCCGCTTTGCGCTACCTGCGTGACCGCATCTCAGTGCCCCGAGACATGCCTTTGCACAGTGCCCGTCTGCTCAGGCAGGCACTGGAGGCCACCGCAGTCCTGGATGGGGATCAACAACCAACGCCGCTCCCGTTCGAGCATCGTTTTGATCAAGACCCGCGCCCTTTTCTGTGA
- a CDS encoding pyridoxamine 5'-phosphate oxidase family protein, with protein MSTDQGPADLLPPWRALLRGARQREGRAPGSGWLQLASVAHDGTPRVRTLVFRGWSPSGELELLTDARSEKPAELMHQPQVELCWLFRKAREQFRLRGAARLITPEQDPAALADHWRRLSPSGRSVWAWPDPGQLFSEAGPWPREVVDGEPVSPHLVLLRIHLSQVEQLDLKPHPHCRRCWQRQDHWRERRLNP; from the coding sequence ATGTCCACTGATCAGGGGCCTGCAGACCTACTTCCTCCCTGGAGAGCGTTGCTGCGTGGAGCGCGCCAGCGTGAGGGACGGGCTCCGGGGTCGGGTTGGCTTCAACTGGCCAGCGTTGCTCACGACGGCACGCCGCGCGTCCGCACGTTGGTGTTTCGTGGGTGGAGCCCATCCGGTGAGCTGGAGCTGCTCACGGATGCTCGCAGCGAGAAACCCGCTGAACTGATGCATCAGCCTCAGGTGGAGCTGTGTTGGTTGTTCCGCAAGGCAAGAGAGCAATTCCGCTTGCGTGGCGCGGCTCGATTGATCACCCCTGAACAGGACCCGGCAGCATTGGCGGATCACTGGCGCAGGCTCTCGCCCTCCGGCCGCAGTGTCTGGGCCTGGCCGGATCCTGGGCAGCTGTTCTCCGAGGCAGGGCCTTGGCCTCGCGAGGTGGTCGATGGCGAACCTGTCTCGCCGCATCTGGTGCTGCTGCGCATTCATCTATCTCAGGTGGAGCAGCTGGATCTGAAGCCTCACCCCCATTGCCGACGCTGTTGGCAGCGTCAGGACCACTGGCGAGAACGGCGGCTCAACCCCTGA
- a CDS encoding peroxiredoxin-like family protein has protein sequence MKAPEALLRRIGENPGADAGFKRLVVLLTQLGDFDSMEYAQALVPALPSLEQAGIRPLAIAIGDQAGADRFCAFTGFPPDSLQVEPDDQLHQALGLSAGLQAPGGPWPSLLLMCAGIGSPGTLMEVLRGYTGDRSAPQRFGDDELVKTGVLPSFPAALFRRAGGAGFQRPFELATVRLRNMNEVLRHWGTYVPDDRFITQRGGTFLLDSDDSLLYVYRDRGILGFSETMARPLTFLDPWLNDVH, from the coding sequence ATGAAAGCGCCTGAGGCATTGCTAAGACGAATTGGTGAAAACCCAGGCGCAGACGCTGGTTTTAAGCGGTTAGTTGTGCTGTTGACGCAGCTGGGCGATTTCGACTCGATGGAGTATGCCCAGGCGCTGGTGCCGGCACTGCCCAGCCTCGAGCAGGCCGGCATCCGTCCTTTGGCTATCGCCATTGGTGATCAGGCTGGAGCTGATCGCTTCTGCGCATTCACTGGGTTTCCGCCGGACTCGCTGCAGGTCGAGCCCGATGACCAGTTGCATCAAGCGCTGGGTCTATCAGCAGGGCTTCAGGCGCCCGGAGGCCCCTGGCCGTCGTTGTTGTTGATGTGCGCTGGTATCGGTTCTCCTGGAACCCTGATGGAAGTGCTGCGGGGATATACCGGTGATCGCTCCGCACCACAGCGTTTCGGTGATGACGAGCTGGTGAAAACTGGGGTGCTGCCCTCCTTTCCTGCCGCCTTGTTTCGGCGTGCGGGGGGAGCGGGCTTCCAGCGTCCATTTGAACTGGCCACGGTGCGCCTGCGCAACATGAATGAAGTGCTGCGGCACTGGGGCACCTACGTGCCCGACGATCGTTTCATCACGCAGCGGGGCGGCACATTCCTTCTCGACAGCGACGATTCGCTCCTTTACGTCTATCGCGATCGAGGCATTCTTGGCTTCTCAGAGACGATGGCCCGTCCGCTGACCTTCCTTGATCCTTGGCTGAATGATGTCCACTGA
- a CDS encoding Nif11-like leader peptide family natural product precursor, protein MPLAGSWIRDGLYLHRKLGLSFSFQRFECWNLKSAYSSPTSGVNARIERAFLLFAGIAAGLGCGHAAAPCLAMSEEQPKAFLEAVRFDVDLPDKLKGTADAEAFGLGSLILESGITELQLAPNLLACLQFGGISIFY, encoded by the coding sequence TTGCCGCTCGCAGGAAGTTGGATCAGAGACGGCTTATACCTGCACCGTAAATTGGGATTGAGCTTTTCGTTTCAGAGGTTTGAATGTTGGAACCTTAAGTCTGCATATTCGTCTCCAACATCTGGCGTCAATGCCCGCATTGAGCGGGCTTTTTTGTTGTTTGCAGGCATTGCTGCCGGCCTTGGCTGCGGCCACGCTGCAGCTCCATGTCTAGCAATGTCAGAAGAGCAACCCAAGGCATTCCTCGAAGCCGTCAGGTTTGATGTGGATCTTCCGGATAAGCTCAAAGGCACAGCCGATGCCGAAGCTTTCGGTCTTGGCTCTTTAATATTGGAGTCCGGGATTACTGAACTCCAACTAGCTCCCAATTTATTGGCTTGCCTTCAATTCGGCGGCATTTCCATTTTTTATTAA